From a region of the Candidatus Poribacteria bacterium genome:
- a CDS encoding phytanoyl-CoA dioxygenase family protein — protein sequence MNTKTTSEEQKFRLTPEERSSWEENGYFVRYDVFKKKENDSLAQIADDIALGKRSFPDYHIFENALVRDGKIEAQGVHAMHNIQYVSCNCPEFLARTRDSRLTDPVVDILGPDLLGLNNLYIWKPPKIGLGFPWHQDKWYFNHQYKTGTTVATWSAIDDADEDNGCLYVIPGSHKYGVRDHVELEGSQQGEFKQAQGARDEDGVAVEVPAGAVIWFNSQVLHKSTDNHSERFRRANIAHYISAKAEWTRPEAINKKRPPMWIRGETYPGMTDEVQWDVISIL from the coding sequence AAGAACAGAAATTTAGACTGACGCCTGAAGAACGCTCCTCTTGGGAGGAAAACGGGTACTTTGTTCGTTACGACGTTTTTAAAAAAAAAGAAAACGACTCTTTAGCGCAAATCGCTGATGACATCGCTCTCGGAAAACGCTCCTTCCCAGACTATCATATCTTTGAAAACGCTTTAGTCAGAGACGGTAAAATCGAAGCACAAGGTGTCCACGCGATGCACAATATCCAATATGTGAGTTGTAATTGTCCAGAATTCCTCGCACGCACGCGCGATTCCCGTCTCACCGACCCTGTTGTTGACATCCTCGGTCCAGATCTCCTCGGTCTCAACAATCTCTATATTTGGAAACCGCCAAAAATCGGTCTCGGTTTCCCGTGGCATCAAGATAAATGGTATTTTAACCATCAGTATAAAACCGGAACGACAGTCGCAACATGGAGCGCGATTGATGACGCAGATGAAGACAACGGGTGTCTCTACGTTATCCCGGGTAGCCACAAGTATGGAGTTCGTGACCACGTTGAACTTGAAGGTTCACAACAAGGGGAGTTTAAACAGGCACAAGGGGCTCGTGATGAAGATGGTGTTGCGGTAGAAGTTCCTGCTGGGGCGGTCATCTGGTTTAACAGCCAAGTCCTCCATAAAAGTACGGATAACCACAGTGAACGTTTCAGACGCGCAAACATCGCACACTATATCAGCGCAAAAGCGGAATGGACACGTCCGGAGGCTATAAATAAAAAACGCCCTCCTATGTGGATTCGGGGGGAAACCTATCCCGGTATGACGGATGAAGTTCAATGGGATGTAATATCAATTCTATAA
- a CDS encoding alpha/beta hydrolase produces MSYEAIESKFIATPEKGEVSSILIRPDDAKWLLVLGHGASTTMRHSTLQTIAERLADIGIATFRYQFPYMERGGGGRESQAVALATVRSAVAAAHEAADDVSILVGGHSYSGRMSSLTAAEAPIEHVRGLVFFAFPLHPSGREGTERAEHLDDVTVPMLFLSGTRDKLAVLDLLEPVCENLGDTATLHLLDTADHGFKVLKRRKTEEDVFVEMARVLSEWIETLD; encoded by the coding sequence ATGAGCTACGAAGCAATCGAATCAAAATTCATCGCAACACCAGAAAAAGGCGAGGTCTCCTCAATACTGATACGTCCAGACGACGCGAAGTGGCTGTTGGTACTCGGACACGGTGCCAGTACGACTATGAGACATTCAACGCTTCAAACGATCGCTGAACGGTTAGCAGATATCGGCATCGCGACATTCCGTTATCAGTTTCCTTACATGGAACGCGGCGGGGGGGGTAGGGAATCACAAGCAGTGGCTCTGGCAACCGTGCGGTCCGCTGTCGCAGCTGCACATGAGGCTGCTGACGATGTATCAATTCTCGTTGGGGGGCATTCCTATAGCGGACGTATGTCGTCACTCACAGCAGCAGAAGCACCGATCGAACATGTTCGAGGTCTCGTATTCTTCGCGTTCCCGCTGCACCCTTCTGGAAGAGAGGGAACAGAACGCGCGGAGCACCTTGATGATGTTACAGTGCCGATGCTATTTTTATCTGGCACCCGCGACAAATTGGCAGTCCTCGACCTATTGGAACCAGTCTGCGAAAACCTCGGCGACACGGCGACCTTACATTTACTGGATACAGCCGACCATGGGTTCAAAGTGCTCAAGCGCCGTAAAACGGAAGAAGACGTTTTCGTAGAGATGGCGCGAGTTCTCAGTGAATGGATCGAAACACTGGATTAA
- a CDS encoding phytanoyl-CoA dioxygenase family protein: MSYLSSERHRDWKTNGYLKIPGFFSAEEVDDLQAWVSEISGWEPTLDKWMHHYESTPAGPRLSRSENFVPYHTDMRATVTDGKVLDVVSGVMEEPAVLYKEKINYKYPGGGGYAAHQDAPAYEFINYHITCLISVDSATPESGCLYFAPGRHNEGFIALDEKGCVAPETASAMEWVAVPTDPGDILLFGSYIPHKSPSNRADRPRRIIYLTYNASSEGDWREQYYADKRQAFSQYAKDGSNRDKQISKIAHFQGKSVNHDF; encoded by the coding sequence ATGTCTTACCTTAGTTCCGAACGCCACCGAGATTGGAAAACCAACGGCTACTTGAAAATCCCCGGCTTTTTCTCCGCCGAAGAGGTAGACGATTTACAAGCATGGGTCTCTGAAATATCGGGATGGGAACCGACACTCGACAAGTGGATGCACCATTATGAATCCACGCCAGCCGGACCACGACTCTCTCGCTCAGAAAATTTCGTGCCCTACCACACCGATATGAGAGCCACCGTGACAGATGGCAAAGTATTAGATGTTGTCTCCGGTGTGATGGAAGAACCGGCAGTTCTCTACAAAGAGAAAATCAACTACAAATATCCTGGCGGTGGTGGTTACGCGGCACATCAGGACGCACCCGCTTACGAATTTATTAACTACCATATCACCTGTCTAATTTCGGTGGATTCAGCGACTCCTGAAAGTGGATGTCTCTATTTCGCGCCGGGTAGGCACAACGAAGGATTCATCGCGTTGGACGAAAAGGGATGTGTCGCTCCTGAAACCGCTTCAGCGATGGAGTGGGTCGCTGTACCTACAGATCCGGGTGACATTCTTCTCTTCGGCTCTTACATCCCACATAAGAGTCCGAGCAACCGTGCAGATCGACCAAGACGCATTATCTATCTCACTTACAATGCCAGTTCCGAAGGCGATTGGCGCGAGCAGTATTACGCAGACAAGCGGCAGGCTTTCTCGCAATACGCAAAAGATGGCTCAAACCGAGACAAACAGATTAGCAAAATCGCACATTTTCAAGGGAAATCAGTAAACCATGACTTTTAA
- a CDS encoding HD family phosphohydrolase, with product MEKYIDPSLAQEMKNRTAEQKVAILFSYMEKRGQSFYDEVVTQLEHALQCAALAQQNGASATLITGALLHDVGHIILDEHNADRAFLDTDLTHEEVGAQYMEPFFPDAVTTPIRLHVPAKRYLCTTDTSYHDGLSEASKRSLIVQGGVMSDEEREAFEQIPHFQEGVTLRRWDDLAKVKGLETAELETYRDIVQQCLID from the coding sequence ATTGAAAAGTACATTGATCCAAGTCTCGCACAGGAAATGAAAAACAGAACAGCAGAACAAAAGGTTGCCATACTGTTCAGTTATATGGAAAAACGTGGACAGTCGTTCTACGATGAAGTTGTGACGCAACTGGAGCATGCCCTCCAATGTGCCGCCCTCGCGCAACAGAACGGCGCAAGTGCCACGCTGATTACGGGCGCATTACTCCACGATGTCGGACATATCATCTTAGATGAACACAATGCCGATAGAGCGTTCCTTGATACGGATCTGACGCACGAAGAGGTCGGCGCGCAGTATATGGAACCGTTTTTCCCAGATGCAGTTACAACACCGATCCGGCTGCATGTTCCCGCAAAAAGGTATCTCTGTACAACCGATACCTCTTACCATGACGGGTTATCTGAGGCATCGAAAAGGAGTCTTATCGTTCAGGGAGGCGTCATGTCGGACGAGGAGCGGGAGGCGTTTGAACAGATTCCGCATTTCCAAGAGGGGGTCACTCTACGGCGATGGGACGATCTCGCAAAAGTGAAAGGACTGGAGACTGCTGAATTAGAAACCTATCGAGACATCGTGCAACAGTGCTTAATTGACTAA
- a CDS encoding mandelate racemase/muconate lactonizing enzyme family protein, translating to MPPHSFKIIAVESEFYEWDKPPIWNGMHVYDKGRLHLVKVTAQNGSDAFVGYGFNGGTAATRPLHLFPMYVDLFRHILIGRDVTDTANVSRLAENYKIYGPGGYHTQVLAAINQACWDIRGKIKGKSVHALLGGTQERIRTYIAGGYYGRGKGFDELREEMERNINEFNATAVKMKVGDPAAGLETDIKRIEAVRETVGPDTTLMVDANCAWSVERASECLPALQANGIFWFEEPIHSHDYRGHKALREIAQEYGIQIATGENGYGLHYFQTLIDYEGADVFNLDVAILPGYEPALQVVEEALAAEKSIAPHGAQELQIHIAASRDNGLMLEYYPPAVDPLRGEMFLPTMVLESDGHVTVPTRPGIGFVPNWELLKHHRV from the coding sequence ATGCCTCCACATTCTTTTAAAATCATTGCCGTTGAAAGCGAGTTTTACGAGTGGGACAAGCCACCGATTTGGAACGGCATGCACGTCTACGATAAAGGTAGACTCCATCTCGTTAAAGTTACCGCCCAAAATGGAAGCGACGCATTCGTTGGATACGGCTTCAATGGCGGAACCGCCGCGACCCGTCCCCTCCACCTTTTCCCAATGTATGTAGATCTATTCCGTCACATTTTGATCGGACGCGATGTAACGGATACCGCTAACGTCTCTCGGTTAGCCGAGAACTATAAAATCTACGGACCCGGCGGTTATCATACACAGGTTTTGGCAGCCATAAACCAAGCGTGTTGGGATATCCGCGGGAAGATAAAAGGAAAATCCGTTCACGCCTTACTCGGCGGCACACAAGAACGCATCCGCACATACATTGCCGGTGGCTATTACGGTCGCGGTAAGGGATTTGATGAACTTCGTGAGGAGATGGAACGCAACATAAACGAATTCAATGCCACTGCAGTTAAGATGAAGGTTGGAGATCCAGCAGCTGGACTTGAGACGGACATCAAACGGATTGAGGCAGTCCGAGAAACCGTCGGTCCCGATACAACCCTAATGGTGGACGCGAATTGTGCTTGGTCAGTTGAAAGGGCGTCCGAATGCCTTCCAGCACTTCAAGCAAACGGCATCTTCTGGTTTGAAGAGCCGATCCACAGCCACGATTACAGAGGACACAAGGCATTGCGCGAAATAGCACAAGAGTATGGAATACAAATTGCCACCGGCGAAAATGGATACGGGTTACACTATTTCCAAACGCTCATTGATTATGAAGGCGCGGATGTTTTCAATCTGGATGTCGCAATTCTTCCCGGTTATGAACCGGCATTGCAGGTAGTCGAAGAAGCATTGGCAGCTGAAAAGTCAATCGCCCCGCACGGCGCACAAGAATTACAAATCCATATCGCTGCAAGCCGAGATAACGGTTTGATGTTAGAGTATTACCCACCCGCTGTTGATCCATTGCGAGGCGAAATGTTTCTCCCAACGATGGTTTTAGAATCCGATGGGCATGTTACAGTTCCAACTCGACCGGGTATCGGCTTTGTTCCTAACTGGGAGCTTCTAAAGCATCACCGTGTATAA
- the pelA gene encoding pectate lyase → MKLRLTTIWVLLLLLFFSSSDATVPSKYAKQSVEWFQSEEGRRIADNVLTWQTPHGGWPKNRDTASEPFDGKSEDLHATFDNGATTNELRFLARAFRATNEPRYQHAFLKGLSHILEAQYPNGGWPQFYPLSKAYPRHITFNDNVMVRILELLRDVSESSDYRFLKTEERTKAETAVTKGIDCILRTQIKQNGKLTVWCAQHDEKTLAPAWARSYEPPSLSGAESVGVVRFLMSVEEPTPAIIAAVEGSIEWFRSVAIHGMRLDKFTDAEGQDDKQIVADPDAGPLWARFYEIGSNRPIFLDRDSVVRYSFSEIGQERRTGYAYYGSWAARLLADEYPRWREKHKFPEE, encoded by the coding sequence ATGAAACTACGATTGACTACCATCTGGGTCTTGCTTCTTCTTTTATTTTTCTCATCTTCCGATGCAACCGTTCCTTCTAAATACGCCAAGCAATCCGTCGAATGGTTCCAGAGCGAGGAAGGTCGTCGTATTGCCGACAACGTCCTCACCTGGCAGACACCACACGGCGGTTGGCCCAAGAATAGAGACACGGCGTCTGAACCGTTTGATGGGAAAAGTGAGGATCTGCACGCAACGTTCGACAACGGTGCGACCACTAACGAACTACGGTTTCTTGCCCGTGCGTTTCGTGCGACAAACGAGCCGCGCTACCAACACGCATTTCTCAAAGGTCTTTCGCATATCCTTGAAGCGCAATACCCGAATGGCGGGTGGCCACAGTTTTATCCGCTAAGCAAAGCTTACCCTCGTCACATCACGTTCAATGACAATGTTATGGTCCGCATTCTCGAACTTCTCCGAGATGTCTCTGAATCTTCCGACTATCGGTTCCTGAAAACAGAGGAGCGCACTAAGGCTGAAACTGCTGTAACCAAGGGCATTGACTGCATCCTGCGCACGCAAATCAAGCAGAATGGCAAACTCACCGTCTGGTGCGCGCAGCATGACGAGAAAACGCTTGCGCCTGCGTGGGCACGTTCCTATGAGCCACCATCGCTCTCAGGTGCCGAAAGCGTCGGCGTCGTGCGATTCCTGATGTCAGTTGAAGAACCCACGCCAGCGATCATCGCCGCTGTTGAAGGATCCATCGAGTGGTTCAGGAGCGTCGCTATCCACGGCATGCGTCTTGACAAGTTCACCGACGCAGAGGGGCAGGACGATAAGCAAATCGTAGCGGATCCCGACGCAGGACCGCTCTGGGCGCGTTTCTACGAAATCGGCAGCAACCGTCCAATCTTTCTCGACCGCGACTCGGTGGTCCGCTACTCGTTTTCCGAGATTGGGCAGGAACGCCGCACCGGATACGCCTACTACGGGAGCTGGGCCGCCAGACTCCTCGCAGATGAATACCCACGGTGGAGAGAAAAGCACAAGTTCCCAGAGGAATGA
- a CDS encoding phytanoyl-CoA dioxygenase family protein produces the protein MDTNTASEEQKFRLTPEERTSWDENGYFIRYDVFTKEENDVLRQIADDIAAGKRPFPTGNIDQNALVRDGKVEASGIHAMHKIHHVSCFCPEFLARVRDPRLTDPIVDLLGPDLLGLNNLYIWKAPKIGLGFPWHQDKWYFNHQYKTEMTVGTWTAIDAADVDNGCLYVIPGSHKYGILEHRDLEGSQQNEFKIARDAKDEDGVAVEVPPGAVVWFNNQLLHKSTDNRSLRFRRCNVAHYIRANAERVPSKNVKTVRPVMWVRGETYSEKMEPVYRDVLPIPESD, from the coding sequence ATGGACACGAATACAGCATCTGAGGAACAGAAGTTTAGACTGACACCTGAAGAACGAACTTCTTGGGACGAAAACGGGTATTTCATCCGTTACGACGTTTTCACCAAAGAAGAAAACGACGTGCTACGTCAAATCGCTGATGACATTGCCGCAGGAAAACGCCCTTTCCCGACAGGGAATATTGATCAAAACGCATTGGTCAGAGACGGAAAAGTTGAAGCCTCCGGTATCCACGCGATGCACAAGATCCATCATGTGAGTTGTTTTTGTCCCGAATTCCTCGCACGTGTCCGTGACCCGCGTCTCACGGATCCGATTGTTGATTTACTCGGTCCAGATCTCCTCGGTCTCAATAATCTGTATATCTGGAAAGCACCCAAGATTGGCTTAGGGTTCCCGTGGCACCAGGATAAATGGTATTTTAACCACCAGTATAAAACTGAGATGACAGTTGGAACGTGGACTGCGATTGATGCAGCAGATGTAGATAATGGGTGTCTATATGTTATCCCGGGTAGCCACAAATATGGCATTCTTGAGCATAGGGACCTTGAAGGCTCACAACAGAATGAGTTTAAAATAGCACGCGATGCCAAGGACGAAGACGGTGTTGCAGTTGAAGTGCCACCTGGAGCGGTGGTTTGGTTCAACAATCAGCTCCTCCATAAGAGCACTGACAACCGTAGTCTTCGCTTTCGGCGTTGTAATGTTGCCCATTACATTAGGGCAAATGCAGAACGTGTCCCTTCTAAGAATGTAAAGACCGTGCGTCCAGTCATGTGGGTTCGGGGTGAGACATACTCAGAGAAGATGGAACCCGTCTATCGGGACGTTTTACCCATCCCAGAGTCCGATTGA
- a CDS encoding LamG domain-containing protein, with translation MSLFVVSSAFAGIPDDGDLLMWIGEGSGNKVVDGTGNGNDGTFHGNAKWVGDGKYQAGISLKGAETYMEVPNVITEAGSLLFWFKPDWNGKDGADYRIFDASFGPIYFFVSKGANHVDINPEDFGFYFEAADDADWQDVEFDPAGVITKDKWFHVAATWDFAGGNPFLYIDGKEAATSGKKITGGFPALHEKPRFGWETIPYIPLQNGAEGTIDEISFWERALEEKEVQEMMDVSLDVEAAGKLAVTWGELKARQ, from the coding sequence ATGAGTTTATTTGTTGTGAGTTCTGCGTTTGCTGGAATCCCTGACGATGGGGATTTACTCATGTGGATCGGCGAGGGCAGTGGAAATAAAGTAGTTGATGGCACTGGAAACGGAAATGATGGCACTTTCCATGGTAATGCCAAATGGGTCGGTGACGGCAAATATCAAGCCGGAATCTCCCTCAAAGGGGCAGAAACTTACATGGAAGTCCCCAATGTTATCACTGAGGCGGGGAGTCTGCTGTTCTGGTTCAAACCCGATTGGAACGGCAAGGATGGCGCTGATTATCGCATTTTTGATGCCAGTTTTGGTCCCATCTACTTCTTCGTCTCGAAGGGCGCGAATCACGTTGACATCAACCCCGAAGACTTCGGTTTCTATTTTGAAGCAGCGGACGATGCCGATTGGCAAGATGTTGAATTTGACCCGGCAGGAGTCATAACAAAGGATAAATGGTTTCATGTCGCCGCAACGTGGGATTTCGCTGGTGGAAACCCGTTCTTGTACATTGACGGTAAAGAAGCCGCAACCAGTGGTAAGAAAATCACTGGCGGTTTCCCCGCACTTCACGAAAAACCGAGATTCGGATGGGAAACTATTCCGTATATTCCGCTGCAAAACGGCGCAGAAGGCACTATTGATGAAATCTCTTTTTGGGAGCGCGCGCTTGAAGAAAAAGAGGTCCAAGAAATGATGGATGTCAGCTTGGATGTCGAAGCGGCAGGAAAACTCGCTGTTACATGGGGTGAACTGAAAGCGAGACAATGA